The Candidatus Accumulibacter similis genome has a segment encoding these proteins:
- the motB gene encoding flagellar motor protein MotB — MSDDLRPIVVKRIRKVAGGHHGGAWKIAYADFVTAMMAFFLLMWLLGSTASGDLKGIADYFQNPLKIASQGGSGTGDSSSVLKGGGKDLTRTAGQVKGGDIDAKNRTVNLKETNAEQVRREFEEREKLMLGELKQNIEKLIESNPALRQFKNQLLVDVTSEGLRIQIVDEQNRPMFDTSSAELKPHTRVILREIGKALNAVPNKLSLSGHTDAAQFGGGDKGFSNWELSANRANASRRELIAGGMDEHKVLRVVGLASTVLFDRNDPLSSINRRISIVVLNRKAEEALLQEDGKVDAVEVGAQGLDPAAVAAPAAPGK, encoded by the coding sequence ATGAGCGATGATCTGCGCCCGATAGTCGTCAAGCGCATCAGGAAGGTTGCCGGCGGCCACCATGGCGGTGCCTGGAAGATTGCCTATGCCGACTTCGTGACGGCGATGATGGCCTTTTTCCTCCTGATGTGGCTGCTGGGATCGACCGCCAGCGGCGATCTCAAGGGCATTGCCGACTACTTCCAGAACCCGCTCAAGATCGCGTCGCAGGGCGGGTCGGGAACGGGCGACAGTTCGAGCGTGCTCAAGGGTGGCGGCAAGGATCTGACGCGCACGGCGGGCCAGGTCAAGGGTGGTGACATCGACGCCAAGAATAGGACCGTCAACCTGAAGGAAACCAACGCCGAGCAGGTGCGCAGGGAATTCGAGGAGCGCGAGAAACTGATGCTCGGCGAACTGAAGCAGAACATCGAGAAACTGATCGAAAGCAACCCCGCGCTCCGGCAGTTCAAGAACCAGCTGTTGGTGGACGTGACCAGCGAGGGGCTGCGCATTCAGATCGTCGACGAGCAGAACCGGCCGATGTTCGATACCAGCAGCGCCGAGCTGAAGCCCCATACACGGGTGATCCTGCGCGAGATCGGCAAGGCGCTGAACGCAGTGCCCAACAAGCTGAGCCTTTCCGGCCATACCGACGCGGCGCAGTTTGGCGGTGGCGACAAGGGGTTCTCGAACTGGGAGCTGTCCGCGAACCGGGCGAACGCGTCGCGGCGCGAACTGATCGCCGGCGGCATGGACGAGCACAAGGTCCTGCGGGTCGTCGGTCTGGCGTCGACGGTCCTCTTCGATCGCAACGACCCGCTGAGTTCGATCAATCGCCGCATCAGCATCGTCGTGCTGAACCGGAAGGCGGAAGAGGCGTTGCTGCAGGAAGACGGCAAGGTGGACGCGGTTGAAGTCGGGGCACAGGGACTGGATCCGGCTGCCGTCGCCGCGCCGGCGGCTCCGGGGAAATGA
- a CDS encoding glutathione S-transferase: MKLIGSLTSPYVRKTRVVLAEKKIDYDFEIDSPWAPENEVTNVNPLGKIPVLVLDDNTALFDSRVIVEYLDNSAPNNKLMPAPNRERSEVKRWEALADGICDAAALIFLERKRQAAQQSPDWIARQQAKIISSLGYMSSELGDSSWCMGTHFSLADVASGCALGYLVFRFPEIDWRGKHPNLARLYEKLMLRPAFIETVPQG; encoded by the coding sequence ATGAAGCTCATCGGATCACTAACCAGTCCGTACGTCCGCAAGACGCGGGTCGTCCTGGCCGAGAAGAAGATCGATTACGACTTCGAGATCGACTCGCCATGGGCGCCGGAAAACGAGGTGACCAACGTCAATCCGCTGGGCAAAATCCCGGTGCTGGTCCTCGACGACAACACCGCGCTGTTTGATTCGCGAGTCATCGTCGAGTACCTCGACAACTCCGCGCCCAACAACAAGCTGATGCCCGCGCCAAACCGCGAACGTTCCGAGGTGAAGCGCTGGGAGGCGCTCGCCGACGGGATCTGTGACGCCGCGGCTCTGATCTTTCTCGAGAGGAAGCGCCAGGCAGCCCAGCAGAGCCCGGACTGGATCGCTCGCCAGCAGGCCAAGATCATCAGCAGTCTCGGCTACATGTCGAGCGAGCTTGGCGACAGTAGCTGGTGCATGGGCACGCACTTCTCGCTCGCCGACGTCGCCAGTGGCTGTGCGCTCGGCTACCTCGTTTTCCGCTTTCCGGAGATCGACTGGCGTGGCAAGCACCCCAATCTCGCTCGCCTGTATGAGAAGCTCATGCTGCGCCCGGCGTTCATCGAAACCGTCCCGCAGGGCTGA
- the purB gene encoding adenylosuccinate lyase, with protein sequence MLPSPLTALSPLDGRYAGKLDPLRPQFSECGLIRRRLQVEVAWLQALAADPHLREVPPFSAATLCRLDALVADFGPAAAAEVKEIEAVTNHDVKALEYWIRKRLADDAEVMRVAGFIHFACTSEDINNLAHALMLQGARADTMLPMLDGIVERLRELAHAFADLPMMSRTHGQPATPTTLGKEMANVAFRLRRARSAIAGVRLLGKMNGAVGNYNAHLAAYPDHDWESFARRFVESLGLEFNPYTIQIEPHDSMAELFDAFARANLILIDLNRDIWGYISLGFFRQKLKVGEIGSSTMPHKVNPIDFENSEGNLGLANALLRHLADKLPISRWQRDLSDSTVLRNMGVALGYTLLAYDSLLRGLGKLEADGERMQADLDANWELLAEPIQTVMRRHGVANPYEKLKELTRGKRVSRAEMRSFVESLGLPEAVTAELMSMTPWTYTGLAAELARRI encoded by the coding sequence ATGCTGCCTTCACCGCTCACTGCGCTTTCTCCTCTCGACGGCCGCTACGCCGGCAAGCTGGATCCGCTGCGCCCGCAGTTTTCGGAATGCGGGCTCATCAGGCGCCGCCTGCAGGTCGAGGTGGCTTGGCTGCAGGCGCTCGCTGCCGATCCGCATCTGCGCGAGGTACCGCCCTTCTCGGCCGCTACGCTGTGCCGGCTCGATGCCCTGGTGGCCGACTTCGGTCCCGCTGCGGCGGCTGAGGTCAAGGAGATCGAGGCGGTCACCAATCACGACGTCAAGGCACTGGAGTACTGGATCCGCAAGCGACTGGCGGACGACGCCGAGGTCATGCGCGTCGCCGGGTTCATCCATTTTGCCTGCACGTCGGAGGACATCAACAACCTGGCGCATGCGCTGATGTTGCAGGGCGCGCGAGCCGACACCATGCTGCCGATGCTGGACGGCATCGTCGAGCGTCTACGGGAACTGGCGCATGCGTTTGCCGATCTGCCGATGATGTCGCGTACGCATGGGCAACCGGCTACCCCGACGACGCTCGGCAAGGAAATGGCGAACGTCGCCTTTCGTCTGCGGCGCGCGCGCTCGGCGATCGCCGGCGTCCGTCTGCTGGGCAAGATGAATGGTGCGGTCGGCAACTACAACGCGCATCTGGCTGCGTACCCGGACCACGACTGGGAGAGCTTTGCCCGCCGCTTCGTCGAATCGCTCGGGCTCGAGTTCAATCCCTACACCATCCAGATCGAACCGCATGACTCGATGGCGGAACTGTTCGATGCCTTCGCGCGTGCCAACCTGATCCTCATCGATCTCAACCGCGACATCTGGGGCTACATCTCGCTGGGTTTCTTCCGACAAAAGCTCAAGGTCGGCGAGATCGGTTCGTCAACGATGCCACACAAGGTCAACCCGATCGACTTCGAGAATTCGGAGGGCAACCTCGGCCTGGCGAATGCGCTCCTGCGCCATCTCGCAGACAAGTTGCCGATCTCACGCTGGCAACGCGACCTCAGCGATTCGACGGTCCTGCGCAACATGGGCGTGGCGCTCGGGTACACGCTGCTCGCCTACGACTCGCTGCTGCGCGGCCTGGGCAAGCTGGAAGCCGATGGCGAACGCATGCAAGCGGATCTCGATGCCAATTGGGAACTGCTGGCCGAACCGATACAGACCGTCATGCGGCGCCATGGCGTCGCGAATCCCTATGAGAAACTGAAGGAGCTGACGCGTGGCAAGCGGGTTTCACGCGCCGAGATGCGCTCTTTCGTCGAATCGCTGGGGCTGCCCGAGGCGGTCACGGCCGAACTGATGAGCATGACGCCGTGGACCTACACCGGTCTGGCGGCTGAGCTCGCGAGGAGAATCTGA
- a CDS encoding DUF2322 family protein, with product MPTFAENLRKLPGISHLQAIRLLDAAGELAASIENRAGSQGALAVYNHLAQTYGAITPEAAAKGLELFAEHVDEARANPGRHPNIDRLLLLVSEQRTLRTKHVFAL from the coding sequence GTGCCCACCTTTGCCGAGAATCTGCGCAAGTTGCCGGGGATATCGCATCTGCAGGCGATCCGCCTGCTGGATGCGGCGGGCGAGTTGGCCGCGAGCATCGAGAACCGGGCGGGAAGTCAGGGTGCGCTGGCGGTCTACAATCACCTGGCGCAGACCTATGGCGCGATCACTCCCGAGGCGGCGGCCAAGGGCCTGGAACTCTTTGCCGAACACGTCGATGAGGCGCGGGCCAATCCCGGCAGGCATCCCAACATCGATCGTCTGCTTCTGCTCGTCAGCGAGCAGCGGACCCTGCGTACGAAGCACGTCTTCGCGCTCTGA
- a CDS encoding cytochrome c, with protein sequence MKKVVVALLLTTCAGAVFAQQALKPEEMIKYRKAGYSFMAWNMGKIKANLEGTYNKEQVVAAANVVAATANSGMGALFGAGTDKDAGSEKTRVKPEFFKEQDKVKELAMAYIKEANELQKVAATGDAAAVKVQFGKTGESCKACHDKYRKD encoded by the coding sequence ATGAAGAAAGTTGTCGTAGCGCTCTTGCTGACCACCTGTGCCGGGGCTGTCTTCGCGCAGCAGGCACTGAAACCGGAAGAGATGATCAAGTACCGAAAGGCCGGTTACAGCTTCATGGCGTGGAACATGGGCAAGATCAAGGCCAATCTCGAGGGCACCTACAACAAGGAGCAGGTGGTTGCTGCCGCCAATGTGGTGGCCGCGACGGCCAATTCCGGCATGGGGGCACTGTTTGGAGCGGGTACCGACAAGGACGCCGGCAGCGAGAAGACGCGCGTCAAGCCGGAGTTCTTCAAGGAACAGGACAAGGTCAAGGAACTGGCGATGGCGTACATCAAGGAAGCCAACGAGTTGCAGAAGGTGGCTGCCACGGGCGACGCGGCGGCGGTGAAGGTGCAGTTCGGCAAGACCGGCGAGAGCTGCAAGGCCTGCCACGACAAGTACCGCAAGGATTGA
- a CDS encoding cytochrome b/b6 domain-containing protein — protein MSTQRIRLWDLPTRVFHWALVLLVVASFVSGKIGGNAMVWHGRFGLAILGLLSFRLLWGVIGSTYARFLTFLPTPAAVVTYLRGQWRGLGHNPLGALSVYGLLGLLAFQVGSGLFANDDIAFRGPLYALVSSGLSERLTGWHKLSVNLLLLLVMLHLAAIAFYAHVKKENLVGAMLTGWKEVADDQGPPATGGGPLAFIVALAFAVAAVYAGSGAWLPPPAAAPVSAPAW, from the coding sequence ATGAGCACGCAGCGCATCCGCCTCTGGGATCTGCCCACCCGGGTCTTCCACTGGGCTCTGGTGCTGCTCGTAGTTGCCTCCTTCGTCAGCGGCAAGATCGGCGGCAACGCGATGGTCTGGCACGGCCGCTTCGGTCTCGCCATCCTCGGGCTGTTGAGCTTTCGCCTGCTGTGGGGAGTGATCGGCTCGACCTACGCCCGTTTTCTCACCTTCCTGCCGACACCCGCCGCGGTCGTCACCTACCTGCGCGGCCAGTGGCGCGGACTCGGACACAATCCGCTCGGCGCGCTCTCCGTTTACGGCCTGCTCGGGCTCCTTGCCTTCCAGGTCGGCAGCGGTCTCTTCGCCAATGACGACATCGCCTTCCGCGGCCCGCTGTATGCCCTGGTCAGCAGCGGACTCAGCGAGCGCCTCACCGGCTGGCACAAGCTGTCGGTCAACCTGCTGCTGCTGCTGGTGATGCTGCACCTGGCGGCGATCGCCTTCTATGCGCACGTCAAGAAGGAGAACCTGGTCGGAGCGATGCTGACCGGCTGGAAGGAGGTCGCCGACGACCAAGGGCCGCCGGCAACGGGTGGCGGTCCGCTGGCGTTCATCGTCGCGCTGGCGTTTGCCGTCGCCGCCGTCTACGCCGGCAGCGGCGCGTGGCTGCCGCCGCCAGCCGCAGCACCAGTCTCTGCCCCCGCCTGGTAG
- the secF gene encoding protein translocase subunit SecF, with protein MEFFRIRRDIPFMRHAVAFNVISLLTFLLAVFFLFSRGLHLSVEFTGGTLIEINYAQAADLEKVREGLGKAGYSDFSVQNFGSSRDVLIRLPLKAEQNTARIGESVMQALTADAPGASLRRVEFVGPQVGRELAENGALALLLVIVGIVLYLAFRFEWRFSVSAIIANLHDVIIILGFFAFFQWEFSLSVLAAVLAVLGYSVNESVVVFDRVRETFKKTRGLTTPQVLDHAITSTISRTIITHGSTQMMVLSMLIFGGETLYYFSLALTIGICFGIYSSVLVASPLVMWLGVSREQFVTPKRQIEGANEEGAVV; from the coding sequence ATGGAATTCTTCCGCATCAGAAGAGACATCCCGTTCATGCGCCATGCGGTCGCGTTCAACGTCATCTCGCTGCTGACGTTTCTGCTGGCGGTCTTCTTCCTTTTCAGTCGCGGACTGCACCTGTCGGTCGAGTTCACCGGCGGCACGCTGATCGAGATCAACTACGCGCAGGCGGCGGATCTCGAGAAGGTTCGCGAGGGGCTCGGCAAGGCCGGCTACAGCGACTTCTCGGTACAGAACTTCGGCTCCAGCCGCGATGTCCTGATCCGCCTGCCACTCAAGGCGGAGCAGAACACCGCCCGGATCGGCGAATCGGTGATGCAGGCCCTGACTGCCGACGCCCCTGGTGCCAGCCTGCGGCGGGTCGAGTTCGTTGGCCCGCAGGTGGGCAGGGAACTGGCGGAAAACGGTGCGCTGGCGCTGCTGCTGGTGATCGTCGGCATCGTGCTCTATCTCGCCTTCCGCTTCGAGTGGCGTTTCTCGGTCTCGGCGATCATCGCCAACCTGCACGATGTGATCATCATCCTTGGCTTTTTCGCTTTCTTCCAGTGGGAGTTCTCCCTCTCCGTCCTGGCCGCCGTGCTGGCCGTCCTCGGCTATTCGGTCAACGAGTCGGTGGTCGTCTTCGACCGCGTGCGCGAGACCTTCAAGAAGACGCGCGGCCTGACGACCCCGCAGGTGCTCGATCACGCGATCACCAGCACGATTTCGCGCACCATCATCACGCATGGTTCGACGCAGATGATGGTCCTGTCGATGCTCATCTTCGGTGGCGAGACGCTCTACTATTTCTCGCTGGCCCTGACCATCGGCATCTGCTTCGGCATCTACTCGTCCGTCCTCGTCGCCAGCCCGCTGGTGATGTGGCTTGGGGTGTCGCGCGAACAGTTCGTCACGCCAAAACGGCAGATCGAAGGCGCCAACGAGGAAGGTGCAGTCGTCTGA
- the secD gene encoding protein translocase subunit SecD: MNRYPLWKYVIVGLALLFGLIYTLPNFFGESPAVQVSSAKATIKIDDRARERVASALQAAAIADSGIFLDSNGVKVRLATTDQQLQAKDVLERQFNPDPSDPQYVVALNLLSSSPQWLTRLRALPMYLGLDLRGGVHFLLQVDMKGAVTKRLDALGGDLRSLLRDKNIRHAGISREGERMVIRFRDGETRNKARIAIEDNQSELLLADQGEGDDLRLVGTLRPEAIKRIQEFAIKQNMTTLHNRINELGVAEPVIAQQGADRIVVQLPGVQDTAKAKDILGRTATLEIRMVEETPGAIDAALAGQVPFGTELYVERGGMPLLVKKQVVLTGDRLTDAQPGFDNQTTEPAVHLTLDSAGARIFKDVTRDNVGKRMAIVLIEKGKGEVITAPVIRAEIAGGRVQISGRMSTVEANDTALLLRAGSLAAPMEIIEERTIGPSLGAENISKGFHSTMWGFAAIAVFMISYYMLFGLVSVLALAANLLFLVALLSLLQATLTLPGIAAIALTLGMAIDANVLINERIREELRNGSTPQAAIHSGYERAFGTILDSNITTLIAGVALLIFGSGPVRGFAVVHCLGILTSLFSAVVVSRAMINLIYGRRRKLESLAIGQVWKPTDTGAATAR; encoded by the coding sequence ATGAATCGTTATCCGCTCTGGAAGTACGTCATCGTCGGCCTCGCACTGCTCTTCGGCCTGATCTACACACTGCCGAACTTTTTCGGCGAATCGCCGGCCGTGCAGGTTTCCAGCGCCAAGGCGACGATCAAGATCGACGACCGGGCCCGTGAGCGTGTCGCCAGCGCCTTGCAAGCCGCCGCCATCGCCGACAGCGGCATCTTCCTCGACAGCAACGGCGTCAAGGTGCGGCTGGCAACGACCGACCAGCAACTGCAGGCGAAGGACGTACTGGAAAGGCAGTTCAACCCGGACCCGTCTGACCCGCAGTACGTCGTCGCACTCAACCTGCTGTCGAGTTCGCCGCAGTGGCTGACCCGACTGCGCGCGCTGCCGATGTATCTCGGCCTCGACCTGCGCGGCGGCGTGCACTTCCTGCTGCAGGTGGACATGAAGGGCGCCGTCACCAAGCGCCTCGATGCCCTCGGCGGTGACCTGCGCAGCCTCCTGCGCGACAAGAACATCCGCCATGCGGGCATCAGTCGCGAAGGCGAGCGGATGGTGATCCGCTTCCGCGACGGCGAGACGCGCAACAAGGCGCGCATCGCCATCGAGGACAACCAGTCCGAACTGCTCCTCGCCGACCAGGGCGAAGGCGACGATCTGCGTCTGGTCGGTACGCTGAGGCCGGAAGCGATCAAGCGGATCCAGGAATTCGCGATCAAGCAGAACATGACGACGCTGCACAACCGGATCAACGAGCTCGGCGTCGCCGAACCGGTGATCGCGCAGCAGGGGGCCGACCGGATCGTCGTCCAGTTGCCGGGAGTCCAGGACACGGCCAAGGCGAAGGACATTCTCGGCCGCACGGCGACGCTGGAAATCCGCATGGTCGAGGAGACGCCGGGCGCGATCGACGCCGCCCTCGCCGGGCAGGTGCCCTTCGGCACCGAGCTCTACGTCGAACGTGGCGGCATGCCGCTGCTGGTGAAGAAGCAGGTCGTGCTGACCGGTGACCGGCTGACCGACGCACAGCCCGGATTCGACAATCAGACGACCGAGCCGGCGGTGCACCTGACGCTCGACTCCGCCGGCGCGCGCATCTTCAAGGACGTCACGCGCGACAACGTCGGCAAGCGCATGGCGATCGTGCTCATCGAGAAGGGCAAAGGGGAAGTGATCACGGCACCGGTGATCCGGGCCGAGATCGCCGGCGGACGTGTCCAGATTTCTGGCCGCATGAGCACCGTCGAGGCCAACGACACGGCCCTGCTGCTGCGCGCAGGATCACTCGCTGCACCGATGGAGATCATCGAGGAACGGACCATCGGCCCCAGCCTCGGCGCCGAAAACATCAGCAAGGGCTTCCATTCGACGATGTGGGGCTTCGCCGCGATCGCCGTCTTCATGATCTCCTACTACATGCTCTTCGGACTGGTGTCGGTCCTCGCGTTGGCGGCCAACCTGCTCTTTCTCGTCGCCCTCCTCTCGCTGCTGCAGGCCACCCTGACGCTGCCGGGAATCGCCGCCATCGCGCTGACGCTGGGCATGGCGATCGACGCCAACGTCCTGATCAACGAGCGCATCCGCGAGGAACTGCGCAATGGCTCGACACCCCAGGCGGCGATTCACTCCGGTTACGAGCGGGCGTTCGGCACCATCCTCGACTCCAACATCACTACCCTGATCGCCGGCGTCGCTCTGCTGATCTTCGGTTCCGGACCGGTTCGCGGCTTCGCCGTCGTGCACTGTCTCGGCATCCTGACCTCGCTGTTTTCCGCCGTTGTCGTCTCGCGCGCGATGATCAACCTGATTTACGGCCGCCGCCGCAAGCTCGAGTCGCTGGCCATCGGCCAGGTCTGGAAGCCGACCGATACCGGCGCCGCGACAGCCAGATAA
- the yajC gene encoding preprotein translocase subunit YajC, with protein sequence MLISTAHAQQAASSDPTGGFMQLLPIILMFVVLYFLMIRPQMKRAKEHKALVEALAKGDEVIAGGGIAGRITKVGEQFVSLEVAEGVEIQVQKPAVQLVLPKGSLKAL encoded by the coding sequence GTGCTGATCAGCACCGCCCATGCCCAACAGGCTGCCTCTTCCGACCCGACCGGCGGCTTCATGCAGTTGCTGCCGATCATTCTGATGTTCGTCGTCCTCTATTTCCTGATGATCCGGCCACAAATGAAACGCGCCAAGGAACACAAGGCGCTGGTCGAAGCACTCGCCAAGGGCGATGAAGTCATCGCCGGTGGTGGCATCGCCGGCCGCATCACCAAGGTCGGCGAGCAGTTCGTCAGTCTCGAAGTGGCCGAAGGCGTCGAGATCCAGGTACAGAAGCCGGCCGTGCAGTTGGTTCTGCCCAAGGGCTCGCTGAAGGCGCTCTAA
- the tgt gene encoding tRNA guanosine(34) transglycosylase Tgt has protein sequence MRFELLASDGAARRGRLHLRHGTVDTPAFMPVGTYGTVKAMSPRDLLATGSQICLGNTFHLWLRPGLEVIAAHSGLHRFMSWERPILTDSGGFQVFSLGALRRITEEGVRFQSPVNGDRLFLTPEESMRIQHVLDSDIVMILDECTPYPASRAEAASSMRLSLRWASRSRATHDRLQNRNALFGIVQGGMHEDLRDESLAGLLEIGFDGFAIGGLSVGEPKDDMARILAHTAPRLPLQQPRYLMGVGTPEDLVAAVAAGIDMFDCVLPTRNARNGHLFTRHGDVRIRNARHRNDLRPVDASCTCYTCQNFSRAYLHHLNRSGEILGAQLATMHNLHYYQDLMRDLRQAIGSGTLQTMMASFHLARAQHGEG, from the coding sequence ATGAGATTCGAGCTCCTTGCCAGCGACGGCGCAGCACGCCGCGGTCGTCTCCACCTCCGCCACGGCACCGTCGACACACCCGCCTTCATGCCGGTAGGCACCTATGGCACGGTGAAGGCGATGAGCCCGCGTGACCTGCTGGCCACCGGCAGCCAGATCTGTCTCGGCAACACCTTCCATCTCTGGCTGCGTCCGGGCCTCGAAGTGATCGCGGCGCATTCCGGACTGCACCGGTTCATGTCCTGGGAACGGCCGATCCTCACCGACTCGGGCGGCTTTCAGGTGTTCTCGCTCGGCGCCCTGCGCCGCATCACCGAGGAGGGCGTGCGCTTCCAGTCGCCGGTCAACGGCGACCGCCTCTTCCTGACGCCCGAGGAATCGATGCGCATCCAGCACGTGCTCGACTCGGACATCGTCATGATCCTCGACGAATGCACGCCGTACCCTGCCAGCCGCGCCGAGGCTGCCAGCTCGATGCGCCTGTCGCTGCGCTGGGCCAGCCGCTCGCGCGCGACTCACGACCGGCTGCAGAACCGCAACGCCCTGTTCGGTATCGTCCAGGGTGGCATGCACGAAGACCTGCGCGACGAATCACTCGCCGGGCTGCTGGAAATCGGCTTCGACGGCTTCGCCATCGGCGGTCTCTCGGTCGGCGAGCCGAAGGACGACATGGCGCGCATCCTCGCGCACACCGCACCACGGCTGCCGCTGCAGCAGCCGCGCTATCTGATGGGCGTCGGCACGCCGGAGGACCTCGTCGCTGCCGTCGCGGCGGGGATCGACATGTTCGACTGCGTGTTGCCGACACGCAACGCGCGCAACGGTCACCTGTTCACCCGCCACGGCGACGTCCGCATCCGCAACGCGCGCCACCGCAACGACCTGCGGCCCGTCGACGCGAGCTGCACCTGCTACACCTGCCAGAATTTCTCGCGCGCCTATCTGCATCACCTCAACCGCAGCGGCGAGATCCTGGGCGCGCAACTGGCGACGATGCACAACCTCCACTACTATCAGGACCTGATGCGCGACCTGCGGCAGGCGATCGGCTCCGGCACGCTGCAGACCATGATGGCGTCTTTCCATCTGGCGCGTGCGCAGCACGGCGAAGGCTAG